A genomic region of Chloracidobacterium sp. contains the following coding sequences:
- a CDS encoding DUF853 family protein — MAEPILVAKNTGAEFFMLPQMSNRHGVITGATGTGKTVTLQRIAEGFSMRGVPVFMADIKGDLTGVTQPGGGNAKIDARNELLGITPTFEGFPATVWDVFGKQGHPLRATVSEMGPLLLSRLLQLNETQEGVLTIAFKWADDNGLLLLDLKDLQALMTAVGEHADELTLQYGNVSAASVGAIQRGLLQIDEQGGDLFFGEPAVRLEDFMQTLGGKGVLNLLAADQLVQAPKLYSTFLLWLLSELFESLPEAGDLDKPKLVFFFDEAHLLFNDAPNALVEKVEQVVRLIRSKGVGVYFVTQNPADIPEKVLAQLGNRVQHALRAYTPQEQKGVRAAASSFRVNPKIDTETVITELGVGEVLISTLDEKGVPTVVDRAFVVPPVGHIGPITPEQRQQLVANSLVAGIYDNASDRESAFELLKVKAEARLAEEQAAAQADAEAEAAEKAAKEEARASRPTARRSDSVVESFAKSAARSVGTNIGRQIVRGVLGSIFGGKSKSSWF; from the coding sequence ATGGCAGAACCAATACTTGTAGCAAAAAACACCGGAGCCGAGTTCTTTATGCTCCCGCAGATGTCCAACCGCCACGGCGTGATCACCGGCGCGACCGGCACGGGAAAGACCGTCACCCTGCAGCGCATCGCCGAGGGCTTTAGCATGCGCGGCGTGCCGGTCTTTATGGCCGACATCAAGGGCGACCTGACCGGCGTAACGCAGCCCGGCGGCGGCAATGCAAAGATCGACGCTCGCAACGAACTGCTCGGCATCACGCCGACATTCGAGGGCTTTCCCGCGACTGTTTGGGATGTCTTTGGCAAACAGGGCCATCCGCTGCGTGCGACCGTTAGCGAAATGGGGCCGCTGCTGCTGTCGCGGCTTCTGCAATTGAATGAAACGCAGGAAGGCGTGTTGACTATCGCCTTTAAGTGGGCCGATGACAACGGCCTGCTGCTGCTCGACCTCAAAGACCTGCAGGCGCTGATGACCGCCGTCGGCGAACATGCTGACGAGCTCACGCTGCAATACGGCAACGTCTCGGCCGCATCGGTCGGCGCCATCCAGCGCGGCCTGCTCCAGATCGACGAACAGGGCGGCGACCTCTTCTTCGGCGAGCCGGCCGTGCGCCTTGAGGACTTTATGCAGACGCTCGGCGGCAAAGGCGTCCTCAACCTGCTCGCCGCCGACCAGCTCGTCCAGGCTCCCAAGCTGTATTCCACTTTCCTGCTCTGGCTGCTCTCAGAACTCTTCGAATCGCTCCCCGAGGCCGGCGATCTCGACAAGCCAAAGCTGGTCTTTTTCTTTGACGAGGCTCATCTGCTGTTTAATGACGCGCCGAATGCGCTTGTCGAAAAGGTCGAGCAGGTCGTGCGCCTGATCCGTTCAAAGGGCGTCGGCGTCTATTTTGTGACGCAAAATCCTGCCGACATCCCCGAAAAGGTCCTCGCCCAACTCGGAAATCGCGTGCAGCACGCCCTGCGGGCATACACGCCGCAAGAGCAGAAAGGCGTTCGAGCCGCCGCGTCGTCGTTCCGAGTCAATCCAAAGATCGACACCGAGACCGTGATCACCGAACTTGGCGTCGGCGAAGTGTTGATCTCAACGCTCGACGAAAAAGGCGTTCCGACCGTTGTCGATCGCGCCTTCGTCGTGCCGCCCGTCGGCCACATCGGCCCGATCACGCCCGAGCAGCGGCAGCAATTGGTCGCCAATTCGCTGGTCGCAGGCATCTACGACAATGCCAGCGACCGCGAATCGGCATTCGAACTGCTCAAGGTAAAAGCCGAGGCCCGACTCGCTGAGGAGCAGGCCGCCGCCCAAGCCGATGCTGAGGCCGAAGCCGCAGAAAAAGCTGCAAAAGAAGAGGCCCGTGCCTCACGCCCCACGGCCCGCCGCTCAGACAGCGTCGTCGAATCATTCGCCAAGAGCGCCGCCCGCTCCGTCGGCACAAACATCGGCCGCCAGATCGTCCGTGGTGTGCTCGGCAGCATCTTTGGCGGCAAGAGCAAGAGCAGTTGGTTCTGA
- a CDS encoding amidase, which yields MPSTIKKVFKWSGIVFGIVVLIAIGLGIYIYTLIPKPIGEKPVLQSELFTKPERELPVAGKFVYKSATELAAMIKNKQATSAEIVQEHINYIKNNNYKTNAFVWLFEQDALDAAKKADEKVAKGEPLRLLEGIPVSIKEEFAVKGKPHTWNAEMFQGVIAPKNSGVVDAMINEGAIILGTTNVPKMLFDVQTIGEIYPTANNPYDLTRTPGGSTGGGAATVASGFVPITMGGDFGGSIRIPAADCGLYGLKTTDGATPDFGGSPGEPGDPKYHRMMVPGPLARTVDDIDLAWNAMMNKWPEQKAKMLEPKGELKDYKIAYLDEWKFGSDKMLVSKDIKDALEKFTGTLSSNNVSVANDQPADFDKMVAMHRLLTIYVAFEKVPWLFRQFVIRDFKSADNHRIDMAEVYDRMSDLDPAKYDDILKRHNALRDQMEAFLTKYDFLILPVASTVAIKHNPEHTPISVDGTNIDYWDNFLYPVVFNATGHPSLTVPLGLNADGLPIAVQIVGPLNSEKRLIAFAKLIEPLHTGHVKPGVE from the coding sequence ATGCCATCTACTATCAAGAAAGTCTTCAAGTGGTCCGGTATTGTGTTCGGTATCGTGGTACTCATCGCCATCGGCCTCGGAATCTATATCTATACATTGATCCCAAAGCCGATCGGCGAAAAGCCCGTGCTCCAATCAGAGTTGTTCACGAAACCTGAGAGAGAACTTCCGGTTGCAGGCAAGTTTGTCTATAAATCGGCGACGGAGCTCGCGGCGATGATCAAGAACAAACAGGCGACCTCGGCCGAGATCGTTCAGGAACACATCAATTACATCAAGAACAACAATTACAAGACGAATGCGTTTGTCTGGCTGTTCGAACAAGATGCTCTGGACGCCGCTAAAAAAGCCGACGAAAAGGTCGCAAAGGGCGAGCCGTTGCGACTGCTCGAAGGTATTCCGGTAAGCATCAAGGAAGAGTTTGCCGTCAAGGGCAAGCCGCATACCTGGAATGCCGAAATGTTTCAGGGCGTTATCGCTCCGAAAAATTCGGGCGTCGTCGATGCGATGATCAATGAGGGAGCGATCATTTTGGGCACAACGAATGTCCCCAAAATGCTCTTTGACGTTCAAACGATAGGCGAGATCTACCCGACCGCAAACAATCCGTATGACCTGACGCGAACGCCCGGCGGCAGTACGGGCGGCGGTGCTGCGACGGTCGCTTCGGGATTTGTACCGATCACCATGGGCGGCGATTTTGGTGGAAGTATTCGCATACCGGCTGCCGATTGCGGTCTGTACGGTCTTAAGACGACCGACGGAGCCACACCGGACTTTGGCGGTTCGCCGGGCGAACCGGGCGATCCGAAATACCACAGAATGATGGTTCCCGGACCGCTTGCGCGCACGGTTGACGATATCGATCTCGCATGGAACGCGATGATGAACAAATGGCCCGAGCAAAAGGCCAAAATGCTCGAGCCGAAAGGTGAACTGAAGGACTACAAGATCGCATACCTCGACGAATGGAAATTCGGCAGCGACAAGATGCTGGTGAGCAAAGACATCAAAGATGCTCTGGAGAAATTTACCGGAACGCTCAGCTCGAACAATGTTTCTGTGGCTAATGACCAGCCTGCGGATTTTGACAAAATGGTGGCGATGCATCGATTGCTGACGATCTATGTAGCGTTCGAAAAAGTGCCATGGCTGTTTCGCCAGTTCGTCATTCGGGATTTCAAGAGTGCGGATAATCACCGCATTGATATGGCAGAGGTTTACGACCGAATGTCCGACCTCGACCCGGCCAAATATGACGATATCCTAAAACGGCACAACGCTCTGAGAGATCAAATGGAAGCGTTCCTTACTAAATACGACTTTCTGATCCTGCCCGTCGCATCAACGGTCGCTATCAAACACAACCCCGAACACACGCCGATCTCAGTTGACGGCACGAATATTGATTATTGGGACAATTTCTTGTATCCCGTCGTCTTTAACGCGACCGGCCATCCGTCACTAACAGTACCGCTCGGCTTAAATGCCGATGGCCTGCCGATCGCCGTCCAAATTGTTGGGCCGCTGAACTCCGAGAAACGATTGATCGCATTTGCGAAACTGATCGAACCGCTTCACACCGGGCATGTAAAGCCTGGGGTTGAATAG
- a CDS encoding sodium-translocating pyrophosphatase, whose translation MNSYVIYLAPAFGIIGLLVMAYKSAWVGRQDAGEKTMQELAGHIADGAMAFLKAEWRVLSIFVVITAALLAYSGTIHEIGGRQIHSHWVIAVAFVIGAVFSATAGFIGMKVATKANVRTTQAARTSLKQALKVSFTGGTVMGLGVASLAVLGLGGLFIVFMAMFAGLGATQVSTAIEVLTGFSLGAESIALFSRVGGGIYTKAADVGADLVGKVEAGIPEDDVRNPATIADNVGDNVGDVAGMGADLFGSYVATILATMVLGQEIKAADSLGGMSPILLPMIICGLGLIFSIIGTFFVRISDDRSSVQNALNIGNWSSIILTVIASYFVVMWMLPETMTWANSARGAGFTRNGVFAAIVVGSVVGAIMSFVTEYYTAMGKKPVMSIVQQSSTGHATNIIGGLSVGMKSTVIPVITLAGGIVASYYFAGLYGVAIAAAGMMATTAMQLAIDAFGPIADNAGGIAEMSQLPAEVRERTDILDAVGNTTAATGKGFAIASAALTALALFAAFVGIAGIERIDIYKANVLAGLFIGGMIPFIFSALAIQAVGRAAMDMVQEVRRQFREIPGIMEYEAQPEYEKCVAISTKASIREMIMPGAIALITPVVVGFTFGPEVLGGLLAGVTVSGVLMGIFQNNAGGAWDNAKKSFEKGVEINGETVFKGSEPHKASVTGDTVGDPFKDTSGPSMNILIKLMSIVSLIIAPYIYGIGR comes from the coding sequence ATGAACAGTTACGTTATTTATCTTGCGCCTGCATTTGGGATCATCGGCCTTCTGGTGATGGCTTATAAATCGGCATGGGTCGGCCGTCAGGACGCCGGCGAAAAGACGATGCAGGAGCTTGCCGGGCACATTGCGGATGGCGCGATGGCATTTCTCAAAGCCGAGTGGCGAGTGCTCAGCATTTTTGTCGTGATCACGGCGGCGTTGCTGGCATATTCGGGGACGATCCATGAGATCGGCGGGCGGCAGATACATTCGCATTGGGTGATCGCGGTCGCCTTTGTCATTGGTGCTGTGTTCTCTGCCACAGCCGGATTTATCGGCATGAAGGTCGCGACGAAGGCCAACGTCCGCACAACACAGGCCGCTCGCACAAGCCTGAAACAGGCGCTGAAGGTCTCATTCACCGGCGGAACGGTGATGGGCCTCGGCGTGGCGAGCCTCGCAGTGTTGGGCCTCGGCGGACTGTTCATTGTATTTATGGCGATGTTTGCGGGCCTTGGTGCAACACAGGTTTCGACCGCCATCGAGGTGCTGACGGGCTTTTCGCTGGGTGCGGAATCGATCGCGCTGTTCTCACGTGTCGGCGGCGGCATTTATACAAAGGCTGCTGACGTCGGTGCCGACCTTGTCGGCAAGGTCGAGGCGGGCATTCCTGAGGACGACGTTCGCAATCCGGCGACCATCGCAGATAACGTGGGCGACAACGTCGGTGACGTTGCGGGCATGGGCGCCGACCTTTTTGGTTCATATGTTGCGACGATCCTCGCAACGATGGTGCTGGGCCAGGAGATCAAGGCGGCTGACAGCCTGGGCGGCATGTCGCCGATCCTGCTGCCGATGATCATCTGCGGGCTCGGGCTGATCTTTTCCATCATAGGAACATTCTTCGTCAGGATCAGCGATGACAGATCTAGCGTCCAGAACGCCCTCAACATCGGCAACTGGTCCTCGATCATCCTCACGGTGATCGCGTCATACTTCGTCGTGATGTGGATGCTGCCCGAGACGATGACGTGGGCAAACTCGGCGCGAGGTGCGGGCTTTACACGCAACGGTGTTTTCGCGGCCATTGTGGTCGGCAGCGTCGTCGGAGCGATCATGAGCTTTGTCACTGAATATTACACGGCTATGGGCAAGAAGCCGGTGATGTCGATCGTGCAGCAATCATCGACCGGCCACGCAACAAACATCATCGGCGGCCTCTCGGTCGGGATGAAATCGACGGTCATTCCCGTCATTACGCTTGCCGGCGGGATCGTCGCGTCGTATTACTTTGCGGGGCTTTATGGCGTGGCGATCGCGGCGGCCGGTATGATGGCGACGACCGCGATGCAGTTGGCTATCGATGCGTTTGGGCCGATCGCCGACAACGCAGGCGGCATCGCCGAAATGAGTCAGCTTCCCGCCGAAGTTCGTGAGCGAACAGACATCCTTGACGCCGTCGGAAACACAACCGCTGCTACCGGAAAAGGCTTTGCTATCGCATCGGCCGCGCTGACGGCGTTGGCACTGTTTGCTGCTTTTGTCGGCATCGCGGGCATCGAACGTATCGATATTTATAAGGCCAATGTGCTCGCGGGCCTGTTTATCGGCGGGATGATACCGTTCATCTTCTCAGCACTGGCGATCCAGGCCGTGGGCCGTGCGGCAATGGACATGGTGCAGGAGGTGCGGCGGCAGTTTCGCGAGATACCGGGCATCATGGAATACGAGGCACAGCCTGAGTATGAAAAGTGCGTTGCGATATCGACCAAGGCGTCGATCCGCGAAATGATAATGCCCGGCGCCATCGCGCTGATCACGCCGGTCGTGGTTGGATTTACATTCGGCCCCGAGGTGCTCGGCGGACTGCTCGCGGGCGTTACGGTCTCTGGCGTGCTGATGGGCATCTTTCAGAACAACGCCGGCGGCGCTTGGGACAACGCCAAGAAATCATTCGAAAAAGGCGTCGAGATCAACGGCGAGACCGTCTTCAAAGGCTCGGAGCCCCACAAAGCTTCGGTTACCGGCGACACCGTCGGCGATCCTTTTAAGGACACATCAGGCCCATCGATGAACATCCTCATTAAACTGATGTCCATCGTCTCACTCATCATCGCGCCGTATATCTACGGCATCGGGCGATAG
- a CDS encoding YdeI/OmpD-associated family protein, giving the protein MPTTDPFVDAYIDKAEDFAKPILRHIRKLVHDVCPHVIETKKWSFPHFDYKGLLCSMASFKQHCAFGFWKQSLIENGSFPEKTAMGSFGRITSLADLPDDKTMKALIREAMRLNDEGIKVKKPAKEKKPLDVPDVLLEQLASNEKAAETFNAFPPSCKKEYIEWITEAKTEATRDKRLATTIEWLSEGKRRNWKYENC; this is encoded by the coding sequence ATGCCAACGACTGATCCGTTCGTCGATGCCTACATTGACAAGGCAGAGGATTTTGCAAAGCCGATCTTGCGGCACATCCGCAAGCTGGTGCACGACGTTTGTCCTCACGTGATCGAGACCAAAAAGTGGAGCTTTCCGCATTTTGATTACAAGGGCTTGCTGTGTTCGATGGCGTCATTCAAGCAGCACTGCGCATTCGGGTTTTGGAAGCAATCACTGATCGAGAACGGCAGCTTCCCGGAGAAGACCGCCATGGGCAGCTTTGGCCGCATCACATCGCTTGCGGACCTTCCAGACGATAAGACGATGAAAGCGCTCATCCGCGAGGCCATGCGGCTCAACGACGAAGGGATCAAGGTCAAGAAACCAGCCAAGGAGAAAAAGCCGCTGGACGTGCCCGACGTTCTCCTCGAACAGCTCGCAAGCAACGAGAAGGCCGCCGAGACCTTTAACGCATTTCCGCCAAGCTGTAAGAAGGAATACATCGAGTGGATAACCGAGGCCAAGACCGAAGCCACCCGCGACAAACGCCTCGCCACGACCATCGAATGGCTCAGCGAAGGCAAACGGCGCAACTGGAAATACGAAAATTGTTAA
- a CDS encoding YegP family protein: MAGKFEIKTSASGQVHFNLKAGNGQIILSSEMYETKAAAENGIDSVRRNSADDARYERKMSSNGKPYFNLKASNGQVIGRSEMYESESAMENGIRSVKENAPDASTADA; this comes from the coding sequence ATGGCGGGTAAATTTGAAATAAAGACATCGGCGAGCGGCCAGGTTCACTTTAACCTAAAGGCCGGGAACGGGCAGATCATACTATCGAGCGAGATGTATGAGACAAAGGCGGCGGCCGAGAACGGCATCGACTCGGTTCGTCGAAACTCTGCGGATGATGCTCGCTACGAGCGGAAGATGTCATCAAACGGTAAGCCGTATTTTAATCTTAAGGCGAGCAACGGCCAGGTCATCGGCAGGAGTGAGATGTATGAATCGGAGTCGGCAATGGAGAATGGAATTCGCTCGGTGAAAGAAAATGCTCCGGACGCCTCGACCGCTGACGCATAG
- a CDS encoding YegP family protein, translated as MAGKFEIKSGKTGKFRFNLKASNGQVILTSEAYNTAAAAKNGAASVAKNAGNAKRFERKKAKDGSSYFVMKAANGEAIGKSEMYKTTKAMENGIASVAKHAPGAAIVSGDAKPAAKKAPAKKAAAKKPAPKKAAAKKAAKPAAKKAPAKKAAAKPAPKKAAAKKAAKPAAKKAPAKKAAAKKPAAKKPAAKKAAKKK; from the coding sequence ATGGCAGGAAAATTTGAGATCAAGTCGGGTAAGACCGGCAAGTTTCGTTTCAATCTGAAGGCCAGCAATGGCCAGGTCATCTTGACGAGCGAGGCGTACAATACGGCTGCTGCTGCCAAGAATGGAGCTGCGTCGGTCGCCAAGAACGCCGGCAACGCAAAACGCTTTGAGCGGAAGAAAGCGAAGGACGGTTCGTCGTACTTTGTGATGAAGGCCGCCAACGGCGAGGCCATCGGCAAGAGCGAGATGTACAAGACCACAAAGGCGATGGAGAACGGTATCGCTTCGGTAGCCAAGCATGCTCCCGGTGCTGCGATCGTGAGCGGTGATGCCAAGCCGGCCGCCAAGAAAGCTCCGGCGAAGAAGGCCGCGGCCAAGAAGCCGGCACCGAAGAAGGCTGCTGCAAAGAAAGCTGCTAAGCCGGCTGCTAAGAAAGCTCCGGCGAAGAAGGCCGCAGCTAAGCCGGCACCGAAGAAGGCTGCTGCTAAGAAAGCTGCCAAGCCGGCCGCTAAGAAAGCTCCGGCGAAGAAGGCCGCAGCCAAGAAGCCGGCCGCGAAGAAGCCTGCGGCAAAGAAGGCCGCTAAGAAGAAGTAG
- a CDS encoding DUF1343 domain-containing protein, whose protein sequence is MTQRKVRLGIERLLDERFDAIRATRVGLVCNQASVLPDLTFVADVFAARDDINLTAYFGPQHGIRGDVQDNMIETDHATDPRTGLPVYSLYSETREPTEAMLANIDTIVFDMQDVGCRIYTFIYTMANCMIAAAKYGKRVVVCDRPNPITGVHVEGNVTESSFTSFVGQYELPTRHGMTCGELAKMFNEHFGIGCDLEVIEIDGWSRDMWFEDTGLPWVPPSPNTPTVDTCVVFPATVFLEGTELSEGRGTTKPFELNGAPFIDPYQWAETLDAYPFDGVIFRPCYFQPTFQKWARQTCGGVQIHVTDREAFTPVIVGIAMIKTAYDLYTDHFQWKQGDYEYEFGKNPFDVVCGTDKIRKAIEVGQSLETIISGWHDGLQIFKDQREQYLLY, encoded by the coding sequence ATGACGCAACGGAAGGTTCGGCTCGGTATCGAGCGGTTGTTGGATGAGAGGTTCGATGCGATACGAGCAACGCGGGTCGGGCTGGTCTGCAATCAGGCGTCGGTGCTGCCCGATCTCACGTTCGTCGCGGATGTGTTTGCCGCGCGGGACGACATCAACCTGACAGCATACTTCGGTCCGCAGCACGGCATTCGCGGCGATGTGCAGGACAACATGATCGAGACCGATCATGCGACGGATCCGCGCACCGGCCTGCCCGTCTATTCGCTGTACAGCGAAACGCGCGAACCGACTGAGGCGATGCTCGCGAATATCGACACGATCGTCTTTGACATGCAGGACGTCGGCTGCCGTATCTACACCTTTATCTACACGATGGCAAACTGCATGATCGCCGCCGCGAAATACGGCAAGCGCGTCGTCGTATGCGACCGGCCGAATCCGATCACCGGTGTCCACGTCGAGGGCAATGTCACCGAGAGCTCATTCACGTCGTTCGTGGGCCAATACGAATTGCCGACACGCCACGGAATGACGTGTGGCGAGCTTGCAAAAATGTTCAACGAACATTTTGGTATCGGCTGCGATCTCGAGGTCATTGAGATAGACGGTTGGAGCCGCGACATGTGGTTTGAGGACACTGGCCTGCCGTGGGTGCCGCCGTCACCAAACACTCCGACCGTCGATACATGCGTCGTCTTCCCGGCGACCGTTTTTCTCGAGGGTACCGAACTCAGCGAAGGCCGCGGCACGACGAAGCCATTCGAACTGAATGGTGCTCCGTTCATCGATCCTTACCAATGGGCCGAGACCTTAGATGCTTACCCATTTGATGGCGTCATCTTTCGTCCGTGCTACTTCCAGCCCACATTTCAGAAATGGGCCCGCCAGACCTGCGGCGGCGTTCAGATCCACGTCACGGATCGCGAAGCGTTTACGCCCGTGATCGTCGGCATCGCAATGATCAAGACCGCCTACGATCTCTACACCGACCACTTCCAATGGAAGCAGGGCGACTACGAATACGAATTCGGCAAGAACCCGTTCGATGTGGTTTGCGGCACTGATAAGATCCGCAAGGCGATCGAAGTCGGCCAGTCACTCGAGACGATCATCTCCGGCTGGCATGATGGTTTACAAATTTTCAAAGATCAAAGGGAGCAGTATTTGCTCTACTAA
- a CDS encoding YjbQ family protein, whose amino-acid sequence MAIHTITVASSAREEMIDITSKIAELLDASGDGICVVFTQHTTCGLTINENADPDVQSDMLGFLRRLIPQSEPNFKHFEHNSDAHIKSSIVGSSVTIPFENGKLLLGRWQGVYLCDFDGPRERKAVAKIIVC is encoded by the coding sequence ATGGCCATTCACACCATCACGGTCGCGTCGTCCGCACGCGAAGAGATGATCGACATTACGTCGAAAATTGCGGAGTTGCTCGACGCGTCGGGAGACGGTATTTGCGTCGTGTTTACGCAGCACACAACCTGCGGCCTGACCATCAACGAGAACGCAGATCCAGACGTCCAATCCGACATGCTGGGCTTTCTCCGGCGGCTGATCCCGCAGTCCGAGCCGAATTTCAAACATTTTGAGCACAACTCCGACGCGCACATCAAATCATCCATTGTCGGCTCGAGCGTGACGATACCGTTCGAGAATGGTAAGCTCCTGCTCGGCCGCTGGCAGGGCGTTTACCTCTGCGATTTCGATGGGCCGCGTGAACGCAAGGCCGTTGCAAAAATTATCGTCTGTTAG
- a CDS encoding transposase, producing MFKISRDQPAYYLTSVTHNRLPIFQTDKLKQVVANAFDEARRSGGFLLLAYVIMPDHSHVLTDDSREMKDVLRFLNGISARRIINYLKEHELESSLQKLRIAERKDEQRFSVYAHHPNAIRITGEDAFMQKVNYIHQNPVRAGLVEHPDDYLYSSSRQWHNRALPDEPLITDHHEITWR from the coding sequence ATGTTTAAGATATCGAGAGACCAGCCCGCCTACTATCTCACCTCGGTCACTCACAACCGGCTGCCGATCTTCCAAACCGACAAACTCAAACAAGTCGTAGCAAACGCCTTCGACGAAGCACGACGCTCGGGCGGCTTTCTACTGTTAGCGTATGTGATCATGCCCGACCATAGCCACGTATTGACAGACGACTCGAGAGAAATGAAGGACGTTCTCCGATTTCTTAACGGCATCTCAGCACGTCGCATCATCAACTATCTGAAAGAACACGAACTCGAATCTTCATTACAAAAGCTGCGGATCGCCGAACGTAAAGACGAGCAGAGGTTCTCCGTTTACGCACATCACCCAAACGCGATCCGCATCACCGGCGAGGACGCGTTCATGCAAAAAGTGAATTACATTCACCAGAATCCTGTCCGCGCGGGCCTTGTCGAGCATCCTGATGATTATCTCTATTCAAGCTCCCGCCAATGGCATAACCGTGCTCTGCCGGACGAACCCTTGATCACCGATCATCACGAGATCACCTGGCGATAG
- the malQ gene encoding 4-alpha-glucanotransferase — MRFPRASGILLHPTSLPGGDLGAAEWFVDWLAAAGQAYWQILPLNLVRAGESPYSALSAFGGNTSLISVLKLAEDGLIEEGSVGNDREDVLGEAFEQFRAEGRFGRRAAYETFVRENAWWLDDLALFMALKNAHEQAAWSDWAAPLRRRERDALDKARSQWAREIEAVRFGQFLFWSQWMAVKAYANERGVHVIGDIPIFVAYDSVDVWCNQQLFKLDDEGRPTVVAGVPPDYFSKTGQLWGNPIYDWQTMLADNMGWWTARVAWTLKTVDIARLDHFIGFVRNWEVPGGEKTAENGEWKDVPGREIFAVLKRRLGELPLIAEDLGSLTPEVETLRAECGFPGMRILQYGFGGDARNRDLPHNYPNDCVAYTGTHDNDTVGGWYRTAPRNVKAHARKYLSASGRGICDSMLRGIWSSVADTVIAPAQDLLGLGSEARMNTPATVEGNWKWQLCDGQLDDDLAGRLREMTELFGRVR, encoded by the coding sequence ATGAGATTTCCACGCGCCAGCGGTATTTTGTTGCATCCGACGTCTTTGCCGGGCGGGGATCTGGGGGCGGCGGAGTGGTTTGTGGACTGGCTGGCCGCGGCGGGGCAGGCGTATTGGCAGATATTGCCGCTGAACCTCGTGCGGGCGGGCGAGTCGCCGTATTCGGCGTTGTCGGCGTTTGGCGGGAATACGTCGCTGATCTCGGTATTGAAGCTCGCCGAGGACGGGCTGATAGAAGAAGGCTCGGTGGGGAATGATCGCGAAGACGTGCTGGGCGAGGCGTTTGAGCAGTTCCGGGCCGAGGGGCGTTTCGGACGGCGGGCGGCGTATGAGACGTTCGTACGCGAGAACGCGTGGTGGCTCGACGACCTGGCGTTGTTCATGGCGTTGAAGAACGCCCACGAGCAGGCCGCGTGGTCGGACTGGGCGGCGCCTTTGCGGCGGCGCGAGCGCGATGCGCTCGACAAAGCTCGTTCGCAATGGGCACGCGAGATCGAGGCGGTCAGGTTTGGGCAGTTCCTGTTTTGGAGCCAATGGATGGCGGTCAAGGCGTACGCGAACGAGCGCGGCGTGCACGTGATCGGCGACATCCCGATCTTTGTGGCGTACGACTCGGTGGACGTTTGGTGCAATCAGCAACTATTCAAACTCGACGACGAAGGCCGCCCGACCGTCGTCGCCGGTGTGCCGCCGGACTACTTTTCAAAGACGGGCCAGCTCTGGGGCAATCCAATCTACGATTGGCAGACGATGCTCGCCGACAACATGGGCTGGTGGACGGCACGCGTCGCATGGACGCTCAAGACTGTCGATATCGCGCGGCTGGATCATTTCATCGGCTTTGTCCGCAATTGGGAAGTGCCCGGCGGCGAAAAGACGGCCGAGAACGGCGAGTGGAAAGACGTGCCGGGCCGCGAGATATTCGCGGTTTTGAAGCGGCGTCTCGGCGAACTGCCGCTGATCGCCGAGGACCTAGGCTCGCTGACGCCCGAGGTCGAGACACTGCGTGCCGAGTGCGGCTTTCCGGGAATGCGGATATTGCAGTACGGCTTTGGCGGCGATGCCCGCAACCGCGACCTGCCGCACAATTACCCGAACGATTGCGTCGCCTACACCGGCACCCACGACAACGACACCGTCGGCGGTTGGTACCGCACGGCACCGCGAAACGTAAAGGCGCACGCGCGGAAGTATCTCTCCGCATCAGGCCGCGGCATTTGTGATTCGATGCTCCGCGGCATCTGGTCGTCGGTCGCTGACACGGTCATCGCGCCGGCCCAGGACCTTCTCGGCCTCGGCAGCGAGGCCCGCATGAACACGCCCGCGACCGTTGAAGGCAATTGGAAATGGCAGCTCTGCGACGGGCAATTAGATGACGATCTGGCCGGACGTCTACGGGAGATGACGGAGCTGTTTGGGCGTGTGCGCTGA